One region of Acidobacteriota bacterium genomic DNA includes:
- a CDS encoding nucleotidyltransferase domain-containing protein: MTMHPDYRGLLDGVVAACREHYGERLHGIALYGSVARGTPTADSDVDLLVVADGLPEGFLPKRRDFDAVEDAVAPQIDALWKAGRHVRLSPILKTRAVLEYGTPLLLDMTEDARILYERDGYLTHVLECLRRTLSQLGARRVWRDELWYWDLKPDYRWGDVIELFPTGWLGARSVRSR; the protein is encoded by the coding sequence ATGACCATGCATCCGGACTACAGAGGGCTACTTGACGGCGTAGTCGCCGCTTGCCGTGAGCACTACGGGGAACGGCTGCACGGCATCGCCCTGTACGGCTCCGTCGCCCGCGGAACGCCGACGGCGGATTCCGACGTCGACCTGCTGGTCGTAGCCGACGGGCTGCCGGAGGGGTTTCTTCCGAAGCGGCGGGATTTCGACGCCGTCGAGGACGCCGTCGCCCCGCAGATCGATGCACTGTGGAAGGCCGGACGGCACGTCCGGCTCTCGCCGATCTTGAAGACCCGTGCCGTTCTCGAATACGGCACGCCGCTTCTGCTCGACATGACGGAAGATGCCCGCATCCTCTACGAACGCGACGGCTACCTGACGCACGTTCTCGAGTGCTTGCGGCGCACGTTGAGTCAACTTGGCGCGCGCCGTGTCTGGCGGGACGAGCTCTGGTACTGGGATCTGAAGCCGGACTACCGGTGGGGGGACGTGATCGAGCTGTTCCCGACGGGCTGGCTGGGCGCCCGGAGCGTCAGGAGCCGATGA
- a CDS encoding PQQ-binding-like beta-propeller repeat protein, with protein MTKTTLSIAALLVAAALLAPVAHAQRSGGQAAPLSYTVEQAAAGEAAYRQYCAACHGEHLDDGEFALPIKGEDFRLRWRRRPPSELFIVLRDTMPQDRPGSLPDETYAALLAYMFQENETDAGDTELPADVTALAAMGPPRWPSAGGGGLAPGAVIPPWPEAPNPLDRMRPVTDAMLVDPPAESWLLWRRTYDGAGYSPLDGITPENVDELRVAWTWSLPAGPNQATPIAHDGVLFVHGYGDHVQAFNAATGDLLWEYARRLPRGVPSSIKRSISIHGGRLYVPTSDAHIVALDATTGDVVWDTPVGDLEAGLRMTGGPLVARGKVMVGTTGRAGGGNYIVALDADTGEEAWRFGTIPGPDDPGGHTWNGLSREARNGASVWIPGSYDPVNNLALFGPGNTYDTGPLRDLAPLPGVNNDALYLDTTLALNPDTGELVWHFQHQANGQWDLDWAFERQVIELPSGGPGSDAGDRARMVVTVGKQAIYDFLDAETGKYITSLDMGLQTGITHIDPVTGAKLQDPTLIPGDGQTKTLCPHVSGGRGWLPTALDPTSAVVYVPIVEACMDLVPVPEGERGSLSTGVRWTVRPRPEGDGNYGRIEALNLETGDTAWIARQRAPLTSGTLATGGGLLFAGSLDRRVAAFDASTGEQLWDVRLNEVPSAPPITFAVDGRQYLAVVVGSGGYQSTSYGRLVPEIRNPTDRASALWVFTLP; from the coding sequence ATGACGAAGACAACGCTCTCCATTGCGGCGCTGCTGGTAGCGGCGGCGCTTCTTGCGCCGGTTGCCCATGCCCAGCGCAGCGGCGGCCAGGCGGCGCCTCTCAGCTACACCGTGGAACAGGCCGCGGCGGGCGAAGCGGCGTACCGCCAGTACTGCGCGGCCTGCCATGGAGAACACCTTGATGACGGCGAGTTCGCGCTCCCCATCAAGGGTGAGGACTTTCGTCTGCGCTGGCGGCGGCGGCCGCCGTCGGAGCTCTTCATCGTGCTCCGCGACACGATGCCCCAGGATCGGCCGGGCTCGCTGCCGGACGAGACGTACGCGGCGCTGCTGGCCTATATGTTCCAGGAAAACGAGACGGACGCCGGAGACACCGAGCTGCCGGCCGACGTTACGGCGCTCGCGGCGATGGGGCCGCCGCGCTGGCCCTCCGCGGGGGGAGGTGGACTGGCGCCGGGGGCGGTGATTCCACCGTGGCCCGAAGCGCCCAACCCGCTCGACCGGATGCGGCCGGTGACGGACGCGATGCTGGTGGATCCGCCCGCCGAGAGTTGGCTGCTCTGGCGGCGTACGTACGACGGCGCCGGTTATTCGCCGCTCGATGGGATCACGCCGGAGAACGTCGACGAGCTGCGTGTCGCCTGGACCTGGTCGCTGCCGGCGGGGCCGAACCAGGCAACGCCGATAGCCCACGACGGCGTGCTCTTCGTTCATGGCTACGGCGATCACGTGCAGGCCTTCAACGCCGCGACCGGCGATCTGCTCTGGGAGTACGCGCGCCGCCTGCCGCGCGGCGTGCCGAGCAGCATCAAGCGGAGCATCTCGATCCATGGCGGCCGCCTCTACGTGCCCACCTCTGACGCGCACATCGTCGCCCTCGACGCAACGACCGGCGACGTCGTGTGGGATACACCGGTGGGCGACCTGGAGGCGGGCCTCCGGATGACCGGCGGTCCGCTCGTCGCGCGCGGGAAGGTGATGGTGGGCACGACCGGGCGGGCCGGGGGAGGCAACTACATCGTCGCGCTGGATGCGGACACCGGCGAAGAGGCCTGGCGCTTCGGGACCATTCCGGGTCCGGACGATCCCGGCGGCCACACTTGGAACGGCCTGTCGCGCGAGGCGCGGAACGGCGCGTCCGTCTGGATCCCCGGCAGCTATGACCCGGTGAACAACCTCGCCCTCTTCGGGCCGGGCAACACTTACGACACCGGCCCGCTTCGCGACCTCGCGCCCTTGCCGGGCGTCAACAACGACGCGCTGTACCTCGACACGACGCTCGCCCTGAATCCGGACACGGGAGAGCTGGTCTGGCACTTCCAGCACCAGGCGAACGGGCAGTGGGATCTCGACTGGGCCTTCGAGCGCCAGGTGATCGAGCTGCCGTCGGGTGGGCCCGGGAGCGATGCCGGCGACCGGGCGCGCATGGTGGTGACGGTCGGCAAGCAGGCGATCTACGACTTCCTCGATGCGGAGACCGGCAAGTACATCACGTCGCTCGACATGGGCCTGCAGACCGGTATCACGCACATCGATCCGGTGACGGGAGCGAAGCTGCAGGATCCGACCCTCATCCCGGGTGACGGCCAGACCAAGACGCTCTGCCCGCACGTCAGCGGCGGCCGGGGCTGGCTGCCGACGGCCCTCGATCCGACTTCGGCCGTCGTGTACGTCCCGATCGTCGAGGCGTGCATGGATCTTGTGCCGGTGCCCGAAGGCGAGCGGGGCAGCCTGTCGACCGGCGTGCGGTGGACGGTTCGTCCGCGGCCGGAGGGTGACGGCAACTACGGCCGGATCGAGGCGCTCAATCTGGAGACCGGCGACACCGCGTGGATTGCGCGGCAGCGCGCGCCGCTCACCTCGGGGACGCTGGCGACGGGAGGCGGGCTGCTGTTTGCGGGATCGCTCGACCGCCGGGTGGCGGCGTTCGATGCGTCGACCGGGGAGCAGCTCTGGGACGTGCGGCTGAACGAAGTGCCGAGCGCGCCGCCGATCACCTTCGCCGTCGACGGACGGCAGTACCTCGCGGTAGTCGTCGGGAGCGGCGGCTACCAGTCGACCAGTTACGGCCGGCTGGTGCCGGAGATCCGGAATCCAACGGACCGGGCGTCGGCCCTGTGGGTGTTTACGCTCCCGTGA
- a CDS encoding 2-dehydropantoate 2-reductase, whose amino-acid sequence MAVRLAKAGHDVSVIARGPHLAAIRSNGLKLVERDENGAATETVASNLTATDRIRDLDTHDVVLLALKAHQIAAVVDDLPAIVGPETCLVTLQNGIPWWYFQKLDSPWAGRVVETVDPGGVLFNAIDPDRIIGCIAYPAATLPEPGVIRHIEGNRFPVGELDNSESERLARVSALFAEAGFKSRVLTDIRSEIWLKLWGNLTFNPISALTHATLVDICQFPATRSLAAAMMTEAQEIGERLGATFRVPMERRIAGAEGVGKHKTSMLQDVEVGKPLEIDGMLGAVIELAEMTGVEVPTLRALYACVSLLSKTIVDEGIRVAGAPR is encoded by the coding sequence ATGGCGGTTCGCCTGGCCAAGGCCGGGCACGACGTATCGGTCATCGCGCGCGGACCGCATCTGGCCGCGATCCGATCCAACGGCCTCAAGCTTGTCGAGCGCGACGAGAATGGCGCCGCCACGGAAACGGTCGCGTCCAACCTGACCGCGACGGACCGGATCCGCGATCTCGACACCCACGACGTCGTCCTGTTGGCCCTCAAGGCGCATCAGATTGCCGCCGTCGTGGACGACCTGCCGGCCATAGTCGGCCCCGAGACCTGCCTCGTCACCCTGCAGAATGGCATCCCGTGGTGGTACTTCCAGAAGCTCGACAGCCCCTGGGCCGGTCGCGTCGTGGAGACGGTCGATCCCGGCGGCGTGCTGTTCAACGCGATCGACCCGGACCGGATCATCGGCTGCATCGCCTATCCGGCGGCGACTTTGCCCGAACCGGGGGTGATCCGCCACATCGAGGGCAACCGTTTTCCGGTGGGGGAGCTGGACAACAGCGAGTCGGAACGCCTGGCGCGGGTGTCGGCGCTGTTTGCCGAGGCGGGTTTCAAGTCGCGGGTGCTGACCGATATCCGCTCGGAGATCTGGCTGAAGCTCTGGGGCAATCTCACCTTCAATCCCATCAGCGCCCTGACGCACGCCACGCTGGTCGACATCTGCCAGTTCCCGGCGACGCGCTCGCTGGCGGCGGCGATGATGACCGAGGCGCAGGAGATTGGCGAGCGGCTCGGCGCCACGTTCCGCGTGCCGATGGAGCGCAGGATCGCCGGCGCGGAGGGCGTCGGGAAGCACAAGACGTCGATGCTGCAGGACGTCGAGGTGGGGAAGCCGCTCGAAATCGACGGCATGCTGGGCGCCGTGATCGAGCTGGCCGAGATGACCGGCGTCGAAGTGCCGACGCTGCGTGCGCTCTACGCGTGCGTCAGCCTGCTCAGCAAGACCATCGTCGACGAAGGGATCAGGGTCGCGGGAGCGCCCAGGTAG
- a CDS encoding TonB-dependent receptor — MRFGKSFLVGMAVLLLPATGFAQGAALIGEVTDNTGGVLPGVTVEAASPVLIEGSRVAITDGTGRYNIIALLPGTYTVTMTLPGFSTFVQEGIQVPAATNVTINGSLSVGALEETVTVSGEAPIVDVQSAARVEVVEREVLDSLPTTRNTQSIGYLAQGVRLTRPDVGGAQMMEQVRMSVHGATPRHTTMQVDGMIVNSQMGDGLIMNYNNQALSQEMAMTTSGNNAEVQAGGLRLNMIPKDGGNQFSGTNYVGFTLNESWQADNFTQGMQDLGLTSNQGVTNIHDVNPAIGGPILRDRLWYFTSARAISVDELFAGAFQPTLRTDVSPEVIQDYFKRGARITCEDPNTSTGCVGNHPAIAGATRAVSEQHVRSVLARLTAQVSQRNKVSAYLDRIFKWKKREFDANREPIQAAGFRDPGQANYHTFQAKWTSTISSRALLEVGYSQVYERLLIASQTEEALREVFPDNIPLPNLRAETPGNLRTCIQTPCYWDAGYNQTGPWYANAVIGDRGTGLQTNNYWGDIWITPSDRFYPNAAFSYVTGSHNFKVGMQWSFGNDGDTRNRLGHINIRPYNGLPVPCDPDPSVDCEARHFVTALNYPTSWNTTVRADRGIYVQDTWTVDRLTINAGLRWDHFESLINTFRTGDLPGGRFINARSAPEIPATPYWDDITPRLSVTYDLFGDARTALKFSANKFMRPYASGHAERYSPYREVGDNRAWYDCALNPAVHMTGEDGDPRAACATAADLGGLPASPEHYLSTNYDGIAQDHEIGLLGNSTVFREGGVAVPSSRPADDLQREYNWEYNVGIQHELLPRVSLNVGWYRRVFADIEARSNTLLQSCNVATAQAGVPCGSWIPFAVNFDDPDGHVARLRALGQDITIPSGQFLAFDLDPAYRGLVNNLDVTSDINRNYYNGFEVSMNARLPNGGNIFGGWTASQHIQDTCGLIVNPNGVSIEDPIRGADEGITRGGRWCDQSTLGMPFRHDFKLFATYPLPYDFEVSGSIQAYSGGERELTWSLPASYSPTGSFTSTPTVQLFQPGTNFLPYWTQVDVSLRRLFRFNNIQASVQADLYNALNAAVQTDENETYGGAWGRPTRLLQGRILRTAFQLNW, encoded by the coding sequence ATGCGATTTGGTAAATCGTTCCTAGTCGGAATGGCCGTGCTGTTGCTGCCGGCCACCGGCTTCGCCCAGGGCGCGGCTCTGATTGGCGAAGTCACCGACAACACGGGCGGCGTCCTGCCGGGCGTCACCGTAGAAGCCGCCAGCCCGGTGCTGATCGAGGGGTCGCGTGTCGCGATCACTGACGGCACCGGCCGGTACAACATCATCGCCCTGTTGCCGGGCACCTACACCGTCACCATGACGCTGCCCGGCTTCTCGACGTTCGTTCAGGAGGGCATCCAGGTTCCGGCCGCGACGAACGTCACGATCAACGGCTCGCTCTCGGTCGGCGCGCTCGAAGAGACGGTGACGGTATCCGGCGAGGCGCCGATCGTCGACGTGCAGAGCGCGGCTCGGGTCGAGGTCGTTGAGCGCGAGGTTCTCGACTCGCTCCCGACGACGCGGAACACGCAGTCGATCGGCTACCTCGCGCAGGGCGTGCGCCTGACCCGGCCCGACGTCGGCGGGGCGCAGATGATGGAGCAGGTCCGCATGTCGGTCCACGGCGCCACCCCGCGCCACACGACCATGCAGGTGGACGGCATGATCGTCAACTCGCAGATGGGCGACGGCCTGATCATGAACTACAACAACCAGGCGCTGAGCCAGGAGATGGCGATGACCACCTCCGGCAACAACGCCGAGGTTCAGGCCGGCGGCCTTCGGCTGAACATGATCCCGAAGGACGGCGGCAACCAGTTCAGCGGGACCAACTACGTCGGCTTCACGCTGAACGAGAGCTGGCAGGCGGACAACTTCACGCAGGGGATGCAGGATCTCGGCCTGACGTCGAACCAGGGTGTCACCAACATCCACGACGTCAACCCCGCCATCGGCGGACCCATCCTGCGGGACCGGCTGTGGTACTTCACGTCGGCCCGCGCCATCTCGGTCGACGAGCTGTTCGCCGGCGCCTTCCAGCCGACCCTGCGCACCGACGTGTCCCCCGAGGTCATCCAGGACTACTTCAAGCGCGGCGCGCGGATCACCTGCGAGGACCCGAACACCAGCACCGGGTGCGTTGGCAACCACCCGGCGATCGCGGGAGCGACCCGCGCGGTGTCGGAGCAGCACGTCCGCAGCGTTCTGGCGCGCCTGACCGCCCAGGTCTCCCAGCGCAACAAGGTGAGCGCGTACCTCGACCGGATCTTCAAGTGGAAGAAGCGCGAGTTCGACGCGAACCGTGAACCGATCCAGGCGGCGGGCTTCCGCGATCCGGGCCAGGCGAACTACCACACGTTCCAGGCGAAGTGGACGTCGACCATCAGCAGCCGCGCGCTGCTCGAGGTGGGCTACTCGCAGGTCTACGAGCGGCTGCTCATCGCCAGCCAGACGGAGGAGGCGCTCCGCGAGGTCTTCCCGGACAACATCCCGCTGCCGAACCTGCGGGCGGAGACGCCGGGCAACCTGCGGACCTGCATCCAGACTCCCTGCTACTGGGACGCCGGCTACAACCAGACCGGGCCGTGGTACGCGAACGCGGTCATCGGCGACCGCGGCACCGGACTCCAGACCAACAACTACTGGGGCGACATCTGGATCACGCCGTCCGACCGCTTCTATCCGAACGCGGCGTTCTCGTACGTCACCGGCTCCCACAACTTCAAGGTGGGCATGCAGTGGTCGTTCGGTAACGACGGCGACACCCGGAACCGTCTCGGCCATATCAACATCCGGCCGTACAACGGGCTGCCGGTGCCGTGTGATCCCGACCCGTCGGTGGATTGCGAGGCACGGCACTTTGTCACGGCGCTCAACTACCCGACGAGCTGGAACACCACGGTGCGGGCGGATCGCGGCATCTACGTGCAGGACACGTGGACTGTCGACCGGCTGACCATCAACGCCGGCCTGCGCTGGGACCACTTCGAGTCGCTGATCAACACCTTCCGCACCGGCGACCTGCCGGGCGGCCGGTTCATTAATGCGCGGTCGGCCCCGGAGATCCCGGCAACGCCGTACTGGGACGACATCACGCCCCGGCTGAGCGTCACCTACGACCTCTTCGGCGATGCGCGGACGGCGCTGAAGTTCTCGGCGAACAAGTTCATGCGGCCGTACGCGAGCGGTCACGCCGAGCGCTACTCGCCGTACCGCGAGGTGGGTGACAACCGCGCTTGGTACGACTGCGCACTGAATCCCGCGGTCCATATGACGGGCGAGGACGGCGACCCGCGTGCGGCCTGCGCCACCGCGGCCGATCTGGGTGGCCTGCCGGCGTCTCCGGAGCACTACCTGAGCACGAACTACGACGGCATCGCGCAGGACCACGAGATCGGCCTGCTGGGCAACAGCACCGTGTTCCGCGAGGGCGGTGTTGCCGTTCCGTCGTCCCGGCCCGCCGACGACCTGCAGCGCGAGTACAACTGGGAGTACAACGTCGGCATCCAGCACGAGCTGCTGCCGCGTGTCTCGCTGAACGTCGGCTGGTACCGTCGCGTATTCGCCGACATCGAGGCGCGGAGCAACACCCTGCTGCAGTCGTGTAACGTCGCGACTGCACAGGCGGGCGTGCCGTGCGGAAGCTGGATCCCGTTCGCGGTGAACTTCGACGATCCGGATGGCCACGTTGCGCGTCTCCGCGCGCTCGGGCAGGACATCACGATCCCGTCGGGCCAGTTCCTGGCGTTCGACCTCGATCCGGCCTATCGCGGGCTGGTCAACAACCTGGACGTTACCTCGGATATCAACCGCAACTACTACAACGGTTTCGAGGTGAGCATGAACGCCCGTCTGCCGAACGGCGGCAACATCTTCGGCGGGTGGACGGCGAGCCAGCACATCCAGGACACCTGCGGCCTGATTGTGAACCCGAACGGCGTCAGCATCGAGGACCCGATCCGCGGCGCCGACGAAGGCATCACTCGCGGCGGCCGCTGGTGCGACCAGAGCACGCTGGGGATGCCGTTCCGGCACGACTTCAAGCTGTTCGCCACCTATCCGCTGCCGTACGACTTCGAAGTCAGCGGATCCATCCAGGCCTACTCGGGCGGAGAGCGGGAACTGACGTGGAGCCTGCCCGCCAGCTACTCGCCGACGGGCTCGTTCACATCGACGCCGACGGTCCAGTTGTTCCAGCCGGGCACGAACTTCCTGCCCTACTGGACGCAGGTGGACGTCTCCCTGCGGAGGCTCTTCCGGTTCAACAACATCCAGGCGTCGGTTCAGGCGGACCTCTACAACGCCCTGAACGCTGCCGTGCAGACCGACGAGAACGAGACCTACGGCGGAGCCTGGGGACGGCCGACTCGCCTGCTGCAGGGACGGATCCTGCGAACGGCGTTCCAGTTGAACTGGTAG
- a CDS encoding choline dehydrogenase — MYYRRVIRDYIVIGAGTAGCVLANRLSADPDKSVLLLEAGGKDDYFWIDIPVGYLYTIGNPRTDWCYKIEPDPGLNGRTIGYARGRVLGGCSSINAMIYMRGQRSDYDHWASLGNRGWGWDDVLPVFKRSEDYQHGADECHGVGGELRVEERRVSWEILDAWRDAAEECGIPKIAEFNRGDNFGNAYFQMNQRSGRRWSGAKAYLRPVMHRPNLTVRTDAQVRRLTVEPTDASPRATGVELVTGERLEARCEVILAAGAIGSPQILQLSGIGPGALLQRHGIDVIHDLVGVGENLHDHLQIRTIFKVKNTVTLNKRVNSLFGKAAMGLEYLLFKTGPLTMPPSQLGAFARSDPSRPSANIEWHVQPLSLDKFGDPLHKFNAITPSVANLQPTSRGHVRIKDPDPLQAPAITLNYLSTDEDRQVAVAGLRFTRRIMAARALARFEPEEWKPGPEVQSDEALSQAAGDLGTTIFHPVGTCRMGHDPLAVVDDRLAVHGVSGLRVIDASVMPRITSGNTNAPTVMIAEKGAEFVLEDAAAR, encoded by the coding sequence GTGTACTATCGCCGCGTGATCCGCGACTACATCGTCATCGGGGCCGGGACTGCTGGCTGCGTCCTTGCCAACCGCTTGTCGGCAGATCCCGACAAGAGCGTGCTGCTGCTCGAGGCGGGCGGAAAGGACGACTACTTCTGGATCGACATCCCGGTGGGCTACCTCTACACCATCGGCAATCCCCGCACCGACTGGTGCTACAAGATCGAACCCGACCCCGGCCTCAACGGCCGGACCATCGGCTACGCCCGCGGCCGAGTCCTCGGCGGCTGCTCCTCGATTAACGCGATGATCTACATGCGCGGCCAGCGGAGCGATTACGACCATTGGGCATCGCTCGGCAACCGCGGCTGGGGATGGGACGACGTCCTGCCGGTCTTCAAGCGCTCCGAGGACTATCAACACGGCGCCGACGAATGCCACGGCGTCGGGGGCGAGCTGCGGGTCGAAGAACGGCGGGTGAGCTGGGAGATCCTCGACGCGTGGCGCGACGCGGCCGAGGAGTGCGGGATACCGAAGATCGCCGAGTTCAACCGGGGCGACAACTTCGGCAACGCCTATTTCCAGATGAACCAGCGCAGCGGGCGCCGCTGGAGCGGCGCCAAGGCGTACCTGCGCCCCGTCATGCACCGGCCGAACCTGACCGTGCGGACCGACGCGCAGGTGCGGCGCCTAACGGTCGAACCGACCGACGCCAGCCCGCGGGCGACCGGCGTGGAGCTGGTGACGGGCGAGCGGCTGGAGGCGCGGTGCGAGGTGATCCTGGCCGCGGGCGCCATCGGCTCGCCGCAGATCCTGCAGTTGTCCGGCATCGGCCCCGGCGCCCTGCTGCAACGCCATGGCATCGACGTGATCCATGACCTGGTCGGCGTCGGAGAAAACCTGCACGACCACCTGCAGATCCGCACCATCTTCAAGGTGAAGAACACGGTAACGCTGAACAAGCGGGTGAACTCGCTGTTCGGCAAGGCGGCCATGGGGCTGGAGTACCTGCTGTTCAAGACCGGCCCGCTGACGATGCCCCCGTCGCAGCTCGGCGCCTTCGCGCGCAGCGATCCGTCGCGGCCGTCCGCGAACATCGAATGGCACGTGCAGCCGCTGTCCCTCGACAAGTTCGGCGACCCGCTGCACAAGTTCAACGCGATCACGCCGTCGGTCGCCAACCTGCAGCCGACGAGCCGCGGCCATGTCCGTATCAAGGACCCGGACCCGCTGCAGGCGCCCGCCATCACCCTCAACTATCTTTCCACCGACGAAGACCGCCAGGTCGCGGTGGCCGGCCTGCGGTTCACCCGGCGCATCATGGCGGCACGGGCCCTGGCGCGGTTCGAGCCGGAGGAATGGAAGCCCGGTCCCGAGGTGCAGAGCGACGAGGCGCTCTCGCAGGCGGCCGGCGATCTCGGTACGACGATCTTCCATCCCGTCGGCACCTGCAGGATGGGCCACGACCCGCTGGCCGTCGTCGACGACCGGCTGGCCGTGCACGGCGTGTCCGGTCTTCGGGTTATCGACGCCTCGGTCATGCCCAGGATCACGTCGGGCAACACCAACGCGCCCACGGTGATGATCGCGGAGAAGGGAGCGGAGTTCGTGCTCGAGGACGCGGCGGCGCGATGA
- a CDS encoding HEPN domain-containing protein: MTNGELARSYLRRAERRLRFLQLAFDDDGYPDVVRVAQEIIELALKAMLREAGVEPPRWHDVGSILREHRKRFPPDVDVERLAAISKLLTSERELSFYGREDFIPEREYTREQAMQALNDATWVMSVATDLIGGH, translated from the coding sequence ATGACCAACGGCGAACTGGCCCGGAGCTATCTGAGGCGGGCGGAGAGGCGGCTCAGATTCCTGCAACTGGCGTTCGATGACGATGGCTATCCCGATGTCGTTCGCGTGGCGCAGGAGATCATCGAGCTGGCGCTCAAGGCGATGCTGCGCGAGGCGGGTGTCGAGCCCCCGCGCTGGCATGACGTGGGCAGCATCTTGCGCGAACATCGCAAGAGATTCCCCCCGGACGTCGACGTTGAGCGCCTGGCCGCGATCTCCAAGCTGCTGACTTCGGAGCGTGAGTTGTCCTTCTACGGCCGCGAAGACTTCATTCCGGAGCGCGAGTACACTCGCGAACAGGCCATGCAGGCTCTGAACGACGCCACCTGGGTGATGTCCGTAGCGACGGATCTGATCGGCGGGCACTGA
- the frc gene encoding formyl-CoA transferase: MKALEGIRVLDMTHVQSGPTCTQLLGWFGADVIKVERPGVGDATRGQLRDIPDVDSLYFTMLNHNKRSITVNTKSETGKQIFTRLIESCDVLAENFAPGALDRMGFTWERIQEINPRLIYASVKGFGPGPYEDCKVYENVAQCTGGGASTTGFDDGPPTVTGAQIGDSGTGLHLALGIVTALFQREKTGRGQRVVCAMQDGVLNLCRVKMRDQQRLAHGPLKEYPQYPNGTFGDATPRSGNASGGGQPGWIVKCKGWEDDPNAYIYIITQAAAFEGLARAIGHEDWLADPEWNTPEARLPKLDTVFAEIEKWTMTKTKFEVMEILNPLNVPCGPVLSMKELAEEPSLRATGTVVEVDHPERGRYLTVGNPVKLSDSPADVVRSPLLGEHTDEVLAEVLGLTSEEIAAARSSGAV; the protein is encoded by the coding sequence ATGAAAGCGCTTGAGGGCATCCGCGTGCTCGACATGACCCACGTGCAGTCGGGACCTACCTGCACGCAACTGCTTGGCTGGTTCGGCGCCGACGTCATCAAGGTGGAGCGTCCCGGCGTGGGCGACGCCACGCGCGGCCAGTTGCGCGACATCCCGGACGTCGACAGCCTCTACTTCACGATGCTCAACCACAACAAGCGGAGCATCACTGTCAACACGAAGTCCGAGACGGGTAAGCAGATCTTCACGCGGCTGATCGAGAGCTGCGACGTCCTGGCGGAGAACTTCGCGCCCGGCGCGCTGGATCGGATGGGTTTCACCTGGGAGCGCATCCAGGAGATCAACCCGCGGCTCATCTACGCCTCGGTCAAGGGGTTCGGCCCGGGACCCTACGAGGACTGCAAGGTCTACGAGAACGTTGCCCAATGCACTGGCGGTGGTGCCAGCACGACCGGCTTCGACGACGGGCCGCCGACGGTGACGGGCGCGCAGATCGGCGATTCCGGCACCGGGCTCCACCTCGCTCTTGGCATCGTCACCGCGTTGTTCCAGCGCGAGAAGACCGGCCGCGGCCAGCGGGTCGTCTGCGCCATGCAGGACGGCGTGCTCAATCTCTGCCGAGTCAAGATGCGGGATCAGCAGCGCCTCGCGCATGGACCGCTCAAGGAGTACCCGCAGTATCCGAACGGCACGTTCGGCGACGCGACCCCGCGGTCCGGCAATGCGTCCGGCGGCGGGCAGCCCGGCTGGATCGTCAAGTGCAAGGGGTGGGAGGACGACCCCAACGCCTACATCTACATAATCACGCAGGCGGCTGCCTTCGAGGGCCTGGCGAGGGCAATCGGCCACGAGGACTGGCTGGCCGACCCGGAGTGGAATACGCCGGAGGCCCGCCTCCCGAAGCTCGACACCGTCTTTGCCGAGATCGAGAAGTGGACGATGACGAAGACGAAGTTCGAGGTCATGGAGATCCTCAATCCGCTCAACGTTCCGTGCGGCCCCGTCCTGTCCATGAAGGAACTCGCCGAAGAGCCGTCGCTTCGCGCGACCGGCACCGTCGTCGAGGTCGATCACCCCGAACGCGGCCGCTATCTCACCGTCGGCAACCCGGTGAAGCTGTCCGACTCGCCGGCCGACGTCGTGCGTTCACCCTTGCTGGGCGAGCACACTGACGAGGTCCTCGCGGAAGTCCTCGGGTTGACCTCGGAGGAGATCGCCGCCGCCCGGTCCTCCGGCGCCGTCTAG